In the genome of Sphingomonas naphthae, one region contains:
- a CDS encoding 2OG-Fe(II) oxygenase, whose protein sequence is MRDAQALAAAGRVEEAVALLRAGAGRGEVDALLMLAAWHVLGCGVARDMAAARDLYGRAAEAGSAAGAQLYLACLVTGSGGPVDWLAAMDLLRARAAEDADAAHQLALLGPMALGEGGAPAMLPPAEALSDTPWVRIVRGAASPAECDYVAALAAPRLAPSMVIDPRTRQSMRHPVRNSDAANFPVLAENAVIRALNLRIAALTGTDVAQGEPLQILRYANGQEYRPHGDYLPGEANQRILTAILYLTDGYAGGETRFTATGLAVSGGKGDLLIFRNTDADGTPDRLSAHAGQPVTAGVKMIATRWIRAAPLPAAM, encoded by the coding sequence ATGAGAGACGCGCAGGCACTCGCCGCCGCCGGGCGGGTGGAGGAAGCGGTGGCGCTGCTGCGCGCCGGGGCCGGGCGGGGCGAGGTCGATGCGCTGCTGATGCTGGCGGCGTGGCATGTGCTGGGGTGTGGCGTGGCGCGGGATATGGCGGCGGCGCGCGATCTGTATGGCCGTGCGGCGGAGGCCGGGAGCGCGGCGGGGGCGCAATTGTATCTCGCCTGTCTCGTCACGGGCAGCGGCGGGCCGGTCGACTGGTTGGCGGCTATGGACCTGCTGCGCGCGCGGGCGGCGGAGGATGCCGATGCCGCGCACCAACTCGCGCTGCTCGGCCCGATGGCGCTGGGCGAGGGCGGGGCGCCCGCCATGCTGCCGCCGGCCGAGGCATTGTCGGACACCCCATGGGTCCGCATCGTGCGGGGTGCGGCGAGCCCGGCCGAATGCGACTATGTCGCCGCGCTCGCCGCGCCGCGCCTCGCGCCGTCGATGGTGATCGATCCGCGCACCCGCCAGTCGATGCGCCATCCGGTCCGCAATTCGGACGCCGCCAATTTCCCCGTGCTCGCCGAAAACGCCGTGATCCGCGCGCTCAACCTGCGCATCGCCGCGCTCACCGGCACCGATGTGGCGCAGGGCGAGCCGCTTCAGATCCTGCGCTATGCGAACGGCCAGGAATATCGGCCGCATGGCGATTATCTGCCGGGCGAGGCCAACCAGCGTATCCTGACCGCCATCCTCTATCTCACCGACGGCTATGCCGGCGGCGAGACCCGATTCACCGCGACCGGGCTGGCGGTCTCGGGCGGCAAGGGCGACCTGTTGATCTTCCGCAACACCGACGCGGACGGCACGCCCGATCGCCTGTCGGCTCACGCCGGCCAACCGGTCACAGCCGGCGTCAAGATGATCGCCACCCGCTGGATCCGTGCTGCACCGCTTCCAGCGGCGATGTGA
- a CDS encoding 2OG-Fe(II) oxygenase: MAAEPGFALDPSLDGDRLAARYAAEGVVVIDGWLAGDGAARLHADLRGRGDWRQIVSSGDTGGYELDRATRAGMSEAQRAQLDTAIYAAARYGFQYRFETIRVPDDEAARAAEGGLLADLARFLSGGAVRDLLRRITGAEDIAFADAQATAYSPGDFLTGHDDAVAGKNRRAAYVLGLTPQWRTEWGGLLLFHGQDGRVRGIEPGFNRLSLFRVPQMHSVSEVTRAAAYRRYSITGWLRAAG, encoded by the coding sequence ATGGCGGCTGAGCCCGGTTTCGCGCTCGATCCGTCGCTGGATGGGGATCGGCTGGCGGCGCGCTACGCGGCCGAGGGTGTCGTGGTGATCGACGGCTGGCTGGCGGGCGACGGCGCGGCGCGGTTGCACGCCGATCTGCGCGGACGGGGCGACTGGCGGCAGATCGTGTCGAGCGGCGATACCGGCGGCTACGAACTCGACCGCGCGACCCGGGCGGGAATGAGCGAGGCGCAACGCGCGCAGCTCGATACGGCGATATATGCCGCCGCGCGCTACGGCTTCCAATATCGCTTCGAGACGATCCGCGTGCCGGATGACGAGGCCGCGCGGGCGGCGGAGGGCGGGCTGCTGGCCGATCTCGCGCGCTTCCTGTCGGGCGGGGCGGTGCGCGATCTGCTGCGGCGGATCACCGGGGCGGAGGACATCGCCTTCGCCGACGCGCAGGCGACGGCCTATTCGCCGGGCGACTTCCTGACCGGCCATGACGATGCCGTGGCCGGCAAGAACCGCCGCGCGGCCTATGTCCTCGGCCTCACCCCGCAATGGCGCACCGAATGGGGCGGGCTGCTGCTGTTTCACGGGCAGGACGGGCGCGTGCGCGGGATCGAGCCGGGCTTCAACCGGCTGAGCCTGTTCCGCGTGCCGCAAATGCATAGCGTGAGCGAGGTGACGCGGGCGGCGGCCTATCGCCGCTATTCCATCACCGGCTGGCTGCGCGCGGCGGGATGA
- a CDS encoding 2OG-Fe(II) oxygenase — protein sequence MADPIALLEINPALDRAALAAQFGRDGRIQIRDVLTEGSARALHEVLLRGTPWGLAWKAGADGPHGLRREELTRLPPAERQRMGAAVGKAMAGHDYAFTYAQYRILDAYLGKWAPDGPHDILLEHINDQPFLDLVREVTGMADLIKADAQATLYAPNHFLAVHDDSHVGEGWRIAYVLSLCAEDWRPDWGGYLNFLDEEGDIVAGYRPRFNALNMFAVPCRHNVSYVAPFAPVARFAITGWFRDR from the coding sequence ATGGCCGATCCGATAGCCTTGCTGGAAATCAATCCCGCGCTCGACCGCGCCGCGCTGGCCGCGCAATTCGGGCGCGACGGCCGCATCCAGATCCGCGACGTGCTGACCGAGGGCTCTGCGCGCGCGCTGCACGAGGTGCTGCTGCGCGGCACGCCCTGGGGCCTCGCCTGGAAGGCCGGGGCGGATGGCCCGCATGGCCTGCGCCGCGAGGAGCTGACCCGCCTGCCGCCGGCCGAGCGGCAGCGGATGGGCGCCGCCGTGGGCAAGGCGATGGCCGGCCATGACTATGCCTTCACCTACGCCCAATATCGCATCCTCGACGCGTATCTCGGCAAGTGGGCGCCCGATGGCCCGCACGACATCCTGCTCGAGCATATCAACGACCAGCCCTTCCTCGATCTCGTTCGCGAGGTGACAGGCATGGCGGACCTTATCAAGGCCGACGCGCAGGCCACGCTCTACGCGCCCAACCACTTCCTGGCGGTGCATGACGACAGTCATGTCGGCGAGGGCTGGCGCATCGCTTATGTGCTGAGCCTGTGCGCGGAGGATTGGCGGCCCGACTGGGGCGGCTACCTCAACTTCCTCGACGAGGAGGGCGATATCGTCGCCGGCTATCGCCCGCGCTTCAACGCGCTCAACATGTTCGCCGTGCCGTGCCGGCATAATGTGTCCTACGTCGCGCCCTTCGCGCCGGTCGCGCGCTTCGCGATCACCGGCTGGTTCCGCGATCGCTGA
- a CDS encoding tetratricopeptide repeat protein, which produces MNDPNLLFARAERAFSEGRLADARRDLIRLEAMIQPIAAVLHLRGLVERRSGSAAAAVKALEHALRLEPRNAQIANNLGNALGDTGATDRAIAAYGQALARRPGWTEPLVNRALILDRAGRSDEARLALAAIPPAGRDLRVHLALAGIDLAQGDYDAAAAGYDAALALSPGHPRAARGRARAALERGEADASARYAALVAGEPDDVELNLGLAEALEAEGRPGGEAVLVGAITAAPDWAEGHRHLARMRAEAGQAEYDRSFADALASRPTDAALWDGWIATLAAADRPADTLALIDRARAALGPVPMLLGHEAGAAVEAGDHERAAAALARLGATADPGIALTRTRLALATGRADEAAATIEALPPAERGPAHWALLGLAWRVLGDPRHDWLAGQPGLVAVNHLDFAEGELATLAELLRTLHRTRAHPIGQSLRGGTQTRGRLFARAEPPLRALKAKLEVALARYLAALPAADPAHPLLAHRDSPLRLTGSWSIRLRGSGFHVSHIHSEGIVSSACYIALPPGLGDDAARSGWLEIGGAPPALRLGLAPLHDVQPIPGRLALFPSYLFHGTRPFPAGERLTVAFDVGLKG; this is translated from the coding sequence GTGAACGACCCCAACCTCCTGTTCGCGCGCGCCGAACGCGCTTTTTCGGAAGGGCGGCTGGCGGATGCCCGGCGCGATCTGATCCGGCTGGAGGCGATGATCCAGCCGATCGCGGCGGTTCTGCATCTGCGCGGGCTGGTCGAGCGGCGGTCGGGATCGGCGGCGGCGGCTGTGAAGGCGCTGGAACATGCGCTGCGGCTGGAGCCCCGCAACGCGCAGATCGCCAACAATCTGGGCAATGCGCTGGGCGACACGGGCGCCACCGACCGCGCGATCGCCGCCTATGGCCAGGCGCTCGCCCGCCGCCCCGGCTGGACCGAACCGCTGGTCAACCGCGCGCTGATCCTCGATCGCGCGGGACGCAGCGACGAAGCGCGCTTGGCGCTCGCCGCGATCCCGCCGGCTGGGCGCGACCTGCGGGTGCATCTGGCGCTGGCGGGGATTGATCTGGCGCAGGGCGATTATGACGCGGCGGCGGCCGGCTATGATGCCGCGCTGGCCCTCTCGCCCGGCCACCCGCGCGCCGCGCGCGGCCGCGCACGGGCCGCGCTGGAGCGGGGCGAGGCGGATGCGTCGGCCCGTTACGCCGCGCTGGTCGCGGGGGAACCGGACGACGTGGAATTGAATCTCGGGCTCGCCGAGGCCTTGGAGGCCGAGGGGCGGCCGGGTGGCGAGGCCGTGCTGGTGGGCGCCATCACCGCCGCGCCCGATTGGGCCGAGGGCCACCGCCACCTCGCCCGGATGCGCGCGGAGGCGGGACAGGCGGAGTACGACCGCAGCTTCGCCGATGCCCTCGCATCGCGCCCGACCGATGCGGCCTTGTGGGATGGCTGGATCGCCACCCTCGCCGCCGCCGACCGCCCCGCCGACACGCTCGCGCTGATCGACCGCGCGCGTGCGGCGCTGGGGCCGGTGCCGATGCTGCTGGGCCATGAGGCCGGCGCGGCGGTCGAGGCCGGCGATCACGAACGCGCCGCCGCCGCGCTCGCGCGGCTGGGCGCCACCGCCGACCCCGGCATCGCCCTCACCCGCACCCGCCTCGCCCTCGCCACGGGCCGCGCCGACGAGGCCGCCGCCACGATCGAGGCGCTCCCGCCTGCGGAACGCGGCCCGGCGCATTGGGCGTTGCTCGGCCTCGCCTGGCGGGTGCTGGGCGATCCGCGCCACGACTGGCTCGCGGGCCAGCCCGGCCTCGTCGCGGTCAATCATCTCGATTTCGCAGAGGGCGAACTGGCCACGCTGGCCGAGCTGCTCCGCACCCTCCACCGCACCCGCGCCCACCCGATCGGCCAGTCGCTGCGCGGCGGCACGCAGACGCGCGGGCGGCTGTTCGCGCGCGCCGAGCCACCATTACGCGCGCTGAAGGCAAAGCTGGAGGTGGCGCTCGCCCGCTATCTTGCCGCCCTCCCGGCCGCCGATCCGGCGCACCCCCTGCTCGCCCACCGCGACTCCCCGCTGCGGCTGACGGGCAGCTGGTCGATCCGGTTGCGGGGCAGCGGCTTCCACGTCTCGCATATCCACAGCGAGGGGATCGTCAGTTCGGCCTGTTACATCGCGCTGCCGCCGGGCCTGGGGGACGACGCGGCGCGATCGGGCTGGCTGGAGATTGGCGGCGCGCCGCCCGCGCTGCGGCTTGGCCTCGCGCCGCTCCATGACGTTCAGCCGATACCGGGGCGGCTGGCGCTGTTCCCGTCATACCTGTTCCACGGCACCCGGCCCTTCCCGGCGGGCGAGCGGCTGACGGTGGCGTTCGACGTGGGGCTGAAAGGCTAA
- a CDS encoding TonB-dependent receptor domain-containing protein: MINGITRARLMATTVIAGAIMAGAPLQAQSVTTAPEASADGETGGDIVVTGSRIARRDLTSSSPLTTVSSEEFQLSGAVNVEQVLNTLPQVLPGTTSFSNNPGSGAVTLNLRNLGTTRTLVLVNGRRWMFYDTSQIVDLNTIPQFMLEGVDVVTGGQSAVYGSDAIGGVANFRLKKLNGIQMGANYTVTGSGDGPRYSFDLGIGSDFADNRGNVTLYANYTRRSPVFASERGFSRFAAQDGCIVSGSTNGLTGLGTNLGGALATCASRGGQVGLIRGGSATGPIATLQNLNLIFNPTGGGTRTFQDPGDLYNFAPDNYLQLPQERYLIGGYGSYEITDGIEAYTELSFINNSVPQELAPTPTGVTAVLQVNSPFFNAATQSTLRALDTDADGYVSTGVGFRFNQSGPRNADQNRTAFRVLGGLRGNLTEKLRYDAFYSYSRTRNTIFQQGNISTSRYLAALNTETVGGVLRCRDTAARTAGCLPLNVFGQGLADPAAIRYVTINSTNIYLSDLKNAVASVSGELFNLGLGADDIGFALGGEYRGMSSRYIPDTFLASGDVLGFNAGQPTRGSYNAKEIFGEISIPVLKDSFIHSLSFNGAGRYSDYSLGNVGGVWTYAAGGEFAPIPDITFRGNYQRSVRAPNVEDLFGGNSTGFPGATDPCSDRGTAASRTAALRALCVASGVPAALVFTRQVQPNAQIQANFGGNPNLEEETSDTYTVGAVIRPRFVPRLNITVDYFNITVDNTISTFGGGLSSTLSLCYTVAQNLSNSICGPILGTRNAATGAIGLTSGGTNPNILSANIGKLETSGIDVAVDYNLPLGFSLLGDGSARFSMSFQGTYLDKFRSTPVAAIPERVNVLEGRASGNPLPRWKHTARYTLSDGPATVSLRWRYHGSAYNPSIYNTFVGLTRVVQNPAEFSTVKYKAVNYFDLTFSFEASDNLSLTGGINNILRKLPQVAGSYSEQNNTYPGSYDVLGRDFFISAKMKF, translated from the coding sequence ATGATCAACGGGATCACCCGTGCACGCCTGATGGCGACCACGGTCATCGCCGGCGCCATCATGGCCGGCGCACCGCTCCAGGCGCAGAGCGTCACCACTGCCCCGGAGGCTTCGGCCGACGGTGAAACCGGCGGCGACATCGTCGTTACCGGTTCGCGCATCGCGCGCCGCGACCTGACCTCGTCCAGCCCGCTGACGACCGTTTCGAGCGAAGAGTTCCAGCTTTCGGGCGCGGTCAACGTCGAGCAGGTGCTGAACACGCTGCCGCAGGTTCTGCCGGGCACGACCAGCTTCTCGAACAACCCCGGCTCGGGCGCCGTCACGCTGAACCTGCGCAACCTGGGCACCACGCGTACCCTGGTGCTGGTCAACGGCCGCCGCTGGATGTTCTACGATACCTCGCAGATCGTCGATCTCAACACGATCCCGCAGTTCATGCTGGAGGGCGTGGATGTCGTCACCGGCGGCCAGTCGGCCGTGTACGGTTCGGACGCCATCGGCGGTGTCGCCAACTTCCGCCTGAAGAAGCTCAATGGCATCCAGATGGGCGCCAACTACACCGTGACGGGTTCGGGCGATGGTCCGCGCTACTCGTTCGATCTGGGCATCGGTTCGGATTTCGCGGACAACCGCGGCAACGTAACGCTGTACGCCAACTACACCCGTCGTAGCCCGGTGTTCGCCAGCGAGCGCGGCTTCTCGCGCTTCGCCGCGCAGGACGGCTGTATCGTTTCGGGCTCCACCAACGGCCTGACCGGTCTCGGCACCAATCTGGGTGGCGCGCTCGCCACCTGCGCGTCGCGCGGCGGCCAGGTCGGCCTGATCCGCGGCGGTTCGGCCACCGGCCCGATCGCCACGCTTCAGAACCTCAACCTGATCTTCAACCCGACCGGTGGCGGCACCCGCACCTTCCAGGATCCGGGCGATCTCTACAACTTCGCGCCGGACAACTACCTCCAGCTGCCGCAGGAGCGGTATCTGATCGGCGGTTACGGCAGCTACGAGATCACCGATGGCATCGAAGCCTATACGGAACTCAGCTTCATCAACAATTCGGTCCCGCAGGAACTGGCGCCGACCCCGACCGGCGTGACCGCCGTTCTCCAGGTCAACAGCCCGTTCTTCAACGCGGCGACCCAGTCGACGCTGCGCGCGCTGGATACCGACGCCGACGGTTACGTCTCGACCGGCGTGGGCTTCCGCTTCAACCAGTCGGGTCCGCGTAACGCCGATCAGAACCGCACCGCGTTCCGCGTGCTGGGCGGCCTGCGCGGCAACCTGACCGAGAAGCTGCGTTACGACGCTTTCTACAGCTACTCGCGCACCCGCAACACGATCTTCCAGCAGGGTAACATCTCGACGAGCCGTTACCTGGCCGCTCTCAACACCGAGACGGTCGGTGGCGTGCTGCGCTGCCGTGACACCGCCGCTCGCACGGCCGGCTGTCTTCCGCTCAACGTGTTCGGCCAGGGTCTCGCCGATCCGGCGGCGATCCGCTACGTCACGATCAACTCGACCAACATCTATCTTTCGGACCTCAAGAACGCGGTTGCTTCGGTCTCGGGCGAGCTGTTCAACCTGGGTCTCGGCGCCGACGACATCGGCTTCGCGCTCGGCGGCGAATATCGCGGCATGAGCTCGCGCTACATCCCCGATACTTTCCTGGCATCGGGCGACGTGCTCGGCTTCAACGCCGGCCAGCCGACCCGCGGCAGCTACAACGCCAAGGAAATCTTCGGCGAAATCAGCATCCCGGTGCTGAAGGACAGCTTCATCCACAGCCTGAGCTTCAACGGCGCGGGTCGTTACTCGGATTATTCGCTGGGTAACGTCGGCGGCGTGTGGACCTATGCGGCCGGCGGCGAATTCGCCCCCATCCCGGACATCACGTTCCGTGGTAACTATCAGCGCTCGGTGCGTGCACCGAACGTCGAGGATCTGTTCGGCGGCAATTCGACCGGCTTCCCCGGCGCGACCGATCCCTGCTCGGATCGTGGCACGGCGGCGTCGCGCACGGCGGCTCTCCGCGCGCTCTGCGTCGCTTCGGGTGTCCCGGCGGCTCTGGTGTTCACCCGCCAGGTCCAGCCGAACGCCCAGATCCAGGCGAACTTCGGTGGTAACCCGAACCTTGAGGAAGAGACGTCGGATACCTACACCGTCGGTGCGGTGATCCGGCCGCGGTTCGTTCCGCGTCTGAACATCACGGTCGATTATTTCAACATCACCGTCGATAACACCATCTCGACCTTCGGCGGCGGCCTGTCGTCCACCCTGTCGCTCTGCTACACGGTGGCCCAGAACCTCTCGAACTCGATCTGCGGCCCGATCCTCGGCACCCGCAACGCCGCCACCGGCGCGATCGGCCTCACCTCGGGCGGCACCAACCCGAACATCCTGTCGGCCAACATTGGCAAGCTGGAAACCAGCGGCATCGACGTGGCGGTGGATTACAACCTGCCGCTCGGCTTCTCGCTGCTGGGTGACGGTTCGGCCCGCTTCAGCATGTCGTTCCAGGGCACGTATCTCGACAAGTTCCGCTCCACCCCGGTGGCGGCGATCCCCGAGCGCGTGAACGTTCTGGAAGGCCGTGCTTCGGGCAACCCGCTGCCGCGCTGGAAGCACACCGCCCGCTACACGCTCAGCGATGGTCCCGCGACCGTCTCGCTGCGCTGGCGCTACCATGGCTCGGCCTACAACCCGAGCATCTACAACACCTTCGTCGGCCTGACCCGCGTGGTTCAGAACCCGGCGGAATTCTCGACCGTGAAGTACAAGGCCGTCAATTACTTCGACCTGACCTTCTCGTTCGAGGCCAGCGACAATCTGTCGCTGACGGGTGGTATCAACAACATCCTCCGCAAGCTGCCGCAGGTTGCCGGCAGCTACTCGGAGCAGAACAACACCTATCCGGGCAGCTACGACGTGCTCGGCCGCGACTTCTTCATCTCCGCGAAGATGAAGTTCTGA
- the trmB gene encoding tRNA (guanosine(46)-N7)-methyltransferase TrmB: MTDPLTIRRLYGRRTGHKLRQGQASLVERLLPEIAVPEEGPIDARSLFGDDRPLAVEIGFGRGEHMAGQAAMRPDMGFIGCEPFLDGVVGALTYVDQDGLDNVRIHMGDALDVLERLPDASLDKAWLLHPDPWRKARHAKRRFMNPGPIGLVAAKLKPGGLFRFGTDHPVYVRWAMMVMNGHPDFEWLAETPRDFLVRPDDWPETRYEAKARRLGHEVWYFQYRRI; encoded by the coding sequence ATGACCGATCCGCTCACGATCCGCCGCCTCTACGGCCGCCGCACCGGCCACAAGCTCCGCCAGGGCCAGGCTTCTCTGGTCGAGCGGCTGCTGCCCGAGATCGCCGTGCCCGAGGAAGGCCCGATCGACGCGCGCAGCCTGTTCGGCGACGATCGTCCGCTGGCCGTCGAGATCGGCTTCGGGCGGGGCGAGCATATGGCGGGGCAGGCGGCGATGCGGCCCGACATGGGCTTCATCGGCTGCGAACCCTTCCTCGACGGCGTCGTCGGCGCGCTCACCTATGTCGATCAGGACGGGCTCGACAATGTCCGCATCCACATGGGCGACGCGCTCGACGTGCTGGAGCGGCTGCCCGACGCCTCGCTCGACAAGGCGTGGCTGCTGCATCCCGATCCGTGGCGCAAGGCGCGCCATGCCAAGCGCCGCTTCATGAACCCCGGCCCGATCGGCTTGGTGGCCGCCAAGCTCAAGCCGGGCGGCCTGTTCCGCTTCGGCACCGATCACCCGGTCTATGTGCGCTGGGCGATGATGGTGATGAACGGCCATCCCGATTTCGAATGGCTCGCCGAAACCCCGCGCGACTTCCTCGTCCGCCCCGACGACTGGCCCGAAACGCGGTATGAGGCCAAGGCCCGGCGGCTTGGCCATGAGGTCTGGTACTTTCAGTATCGGCGGATTTAG